The Sinomonas sp. P10A9 genome contains the following window.
ACGGTGTCCTGAGTCGTCTTCCAGGCCTCCCAGCCCGCGTAGGATCCGTCGAGCTCGACCACGTCGTAGCCCGCGCGGCGCAGTGCGCTCGCGGCGACCGAGTTGCGGACACCGCTCTGGCAGTAGGCCACGATCGTGCCCTCGGCGGGGAGCTCGTCGGTGTGCCACAGGACGCGGGCGGCGCTCAGCTGGGACGAGCCGGGGATGTGGCCGTCGGCGTGCTCCGTCTTGTTGCGCACGTCGAGGACCAGTGCGGCGTCGAAGCCCTCGAGCTCTGCCGGGGCGAGCAGCTTCGGCGTGGCCATGGGGAGACCCTCGAGGCTCGGGGTGAAGCCCGCGACGTTGTCGATGCCCACGCGGATGAGGTGGTCCCACATGGTGCGCGCCGCGTCCTTGTCGGAGGCGAGGAGCACGAGGGGGCGGGAATCGGTCTCGGGATCGTAGGCCCACGCACCGTAGGTGGCGAACTTGCCGCCGGCGGGGATGTTGAGAGAGCCGGCCACAGTGCCCTCGTGGACCTCGCGGTTCGAGCGGGAGTCCACGAACGTGATCCTGTCCGCAGCGAGATCCTCGGCGACTGCGCTGTTCTCGAGCTCGGGGAGCTCGCCACGCTCGCCCAGGACGGTCGGCCCCTGGCGGTTCTGGCGCTTCATGCGGCCGAAGTAGGCGTGCGCGTCGGGCTGGCCGCTGAGGAGCTCGTTGACGAAGCCCTCCTCATCGTTCGCGGCGAGGTACGGAGCCCACCAGGCGAAGAGCCGCTCGTAGCCCACAGTGGTGGACGGGATCGCGCCCAGGGCCTTGCCGCATGCGCTGCCGGAGCCGTGGCCCGGGTGGACCTGGATGTGGTCCGGGAGGGTCAGGAACTTGTCCCTCAGGCTCGTGAAGAGCTGCTTGGCACCCGCGAAGCGCGTGTTCACGCCGCCGGCGGCCTCGTCGAGCAGGTCGGGGCGGCCGAGGTCGCCGGAGAACACGAAGTCGCCGGAGAGCATGTAGCCCGGCTGGTCGGTGAACGCACCGTCCGTGATCAGGAAGGACAGGTGCTCGGGGGTGTGGCCTGGGGTGTGGACGGCCTTGACGGTGATGTTTCCGAGCTTGACGGTGGTGCCGTCGTAGAGGCGCTCGGCCTCGAACCCGTACTGCCAGTCCTCGCCGCCCTCGCCCGAGACGTAGGCGGTCGCGCCGGTGGCGGCGGCCAGCTCCCGGGTGCCGGAGAGGTAGTCAGCGTGGATGTGGGTCTCGGTGACCGCCACAATCCTCATGCCGTTGGCGGCGGCCAGCTCCAGGTAAGGCGCGATGTCGCGGCGGGCGTCCACCACGAGGGCCTCGCCCTTGGCCTGGCAGCCGATGAAGTAGCCCGCCTGGGCCAGATCTTCGTCGTAGATTCGCTCGAGCAGCATATGCTTCCCCTTCGTTCTGGATACCCCCTGGGGTATCTTCCTGAGTCAACGATATTACCTAGGGGGGTATCTTGCAAACTTTCTCGTCGGACGGGTCCGCTACCCTATGCGGCATGACCATCCGCCCCTTTGTCTATGCCCATCGTGGAGCAAGCGCGCGCTTCGCGGAACACACCAGGGCCGCCTATCTCCAAGCGATCGCCGACGGCGCTGACGGCGTCGAGTGCGACGTCCACCTGACCCGCGACCAGCACGTCGTCCTGCTGCACGATTCCAATCTGGACCGCACGTCGAGCGGTACCGGGCCGGTCGGAGACCGCACGCTCGCCGAACTGCGCGAGTTGGACTTCTCCTCGTGGAAGGGGGCCCGGATCCCTGACGAGTTCGGCGCCCGGACCCAGCAGCTGCTCACGCTGCCGGAGCTGCTCGATCTCCTCGAGACCGCCGGCCGCGAGATCGGCCTCGCGATTGAGCTCAAGCACCCGAGCCCCTACCGGCTCAAGCTCGAGGATCGGGTCCTGGAGGTGCTGCGCTCGCGCGGGTGGGAGCCCGAGTCGTCGCGCGTGGGGAACATCCAGGTGAGCTTCATGAGCTTCGACGCCGAGGCCGTCGAGTACCTCCTCGGCACTGTGCCCGCCCGGCACGTCTGCATGCTCGTCGACGACATCTCCGTCGAGGATCTCCGCGAGTCAACGGCCCTCGGGGCCCTCACCGGGGGCGCGGTCGCGAACGTGCTCAGGGCCGCCCAGCTCAACGCCGAGGCGATCCTCGATGGTGCGCGCGTCGGCATCGCCGGCCCCGGGATCACCTACGTGAAGGATCACCCGAACCGGGTCCGCGCGTGGCTCGACGCGGGCCTGACGTTCCGGGTCTGGACCGTGGATGCGCCAGAGGACGTGGACCACTGTGTCGCCGTCGGCATCCAGCAGATCACCACGAACCGCCCCGCCGACGTCCTCGCCCAGCTCGGGGCGACGATTGCCTGAGCCCGATCCAGCCGTTCCCTCCCTCCCGTCCGCGGATTCCGCGCACGACGGCGCCGCCCGCCTTCCGCTGAGACGCTCACCCGGAGTGCGGGTCGGCGCCTCGATCGCGATCGCCACGGGGCTCTACGGGATCTCGTTCGGTGCGCTGGGGGTTGCTTCCGGCCTTGACGTGCTCCAGACCATAGCGTTGAGCCTGCTCATGTTCACCGGAGGGTCGCAGTTCGCGTTCATCGGCGTGGTCGCGGGTGGCGGCTCGGGCAGCGCGGCTGCGGCGGCCGCGACGCTGCTCGGCGTGCGCAACTCCGTGTACGGGATGCAGCTCAACGCCATGTTCCGTCCCAAAGGCTGGAGGCGCTTCGCCGGAGCGCACGTGACCATCGACGAGTCCACGGCAACCGCCGTGGGCCAGGACTCGTCGGTCGAGCAGCGCCGCGGATTCTGGGCGGCAGGCCTCGGCGTGTTCGTGCTGTGGAACGTCTTCACCGCGGTCGGGGCGTTCGCGGGAAATGCCCTCGGCGACCCCAAGCAGTGGGGGCTCGACGGGGCGGCGGTCGCCGCGTTCCTTGGCCTCCTCTGGCCGCGGCTCCGCGGTCGCGAACCGGTTGCCATCGCTGTCGTGTGCGGGCTCGCGACCGTCCTCGCGGTGCCGTTCGTCCCCGCGGGCGTGCCAATCCTCGTCGCCGCGCTCGTGGCCGCCGTTCTCGGATGGGTCAGCCACTCGCGCTCCCAGGCCCGCGCGGCCGCAGGCGCTGGCGTCGAGGGCCTCGAACCGGATCTCGATCCCTACTCGTCCCACGCCCACGGACGGCATGACGCGCTGGGTGAGCATCGCCGTCGTGCGTCGGAACCGGGGTCCACGGGAACTGGGGAGGCTCCGCGGGCGGGGGAGGGGGAAGGCGCATGAGCCTGTGGATCTGGATCCTCGTGGCGTGCGCGGCGGCCTATGCGCTCAAGCTGCTCGGCTATCTCGTGCCCCGGCGCTGGATGGACAACACGCGCATGCTGCGCATCGCGGGCACCATCACGATCGGCCTGCTCGCATCCCTGACCGCGGTGAACGCGTTCGGCAGCGGCCAGTCACTCGTCCTCGACGCGCGCCTCGGCGCCCTCGTGGCGGCGGCGATCGCGTTGCTGCTGAGGGCGCCGTTCCTCGTGGTCGTCATCGTCGGGGCCGCCGCCGCGGCCCTCCTGCGGCTCGCGGGCTGGGGCTGAGTCCCGCGCCGGAGGCCCGGGCGCGTCAGACCGGGAGTTCGACCCCGGGGATCGGCTCGAGCGGGGGGAGGGGGCGGTTCTCGCGGTGGGTGCGGATCGCGTCCTCGACGAGGGCCACGTAGCGCTGCCACGCGAAGGATCCGGGCTCCACGGTGTCCCCGGCGCCGATGAGCATTGCGACGAGCCGGACCATATCGACCAGCTGGAGTTCCTCGCGCAGCGTGCCCTGCTGCTGACCGCGCTGCAGGAGGAGCCCGAGGGACTCGATGAGCTTGCCCGCCAGCCCGAGCAGGAGGCCGCGGCGCCCTGCAACGGCGGAGAGCAGGTTGTACTCATCGTTCGCAACCTGCATCACGGCGCTCAGGACCTCCACGAGGCCCGCGGCGGCGTCGGGATTCTCGAGGGCCATTTCGGCCACGGGGTCGACCTTGACCTTGAGCTGGCGCTCGACCGCGGCCAGCACGAGCTCGTCCTTGTCCGCGAAGTTGCGGAACAGGGTCGCAGGGCCCACGCCGGCCCGGTCGGCGACGGTCTTGAGGGAGACGTTCGGGCCGTCTTCGCGGAAGCAGTCGAGCGCTGCGGTGATGACTTTTTCGATGTTGCGCGCGGCGTCAGCCCGCATCGGCTTGCGCCACGCTCGTTCCTGCTGCATGTTTCCACACTACATCCGAGAGTTTCGGTGTCGCCTATATGACGGTGCGCTCTCAACACGCGCACGACGGCGAGTGGCAGACTGGCGGCATGATTGTCGCCTTCTCCGTCGCGCCGTCGGGTGCCTCCTCCAGCGATTCGGTTCACGAGGCGGTCGCCTCGGCCGTGCGTGTGGTGCGCGAATCGGGCCTGCCGAACCGCACGAGCTCGATGTTCACCGAGATCGAGGGCGAGTGGGACGACGTCATGGACGTGGTCAAGCGCGCCACCGAGGCTGTGGGTCGATACGGGTCCCGCGTCTCGCTCGTGCTCAAGGCAGACATCCGTCCCGGGCACACGGGTGAGATTACGGGCAAGGTCGAGCGGCTCGAGAGGGCGATCGAGCGGCAGGCAGAAGGCGGCGCCGCCGCCCAGTAGCCGCGCCACCGGCCGGAAATTTCAAGCTGGGGAAGCACAGCGGGGAGGCCTTGCGGGTCGGCGCCCGGTCTTGATCGCTTGGCCCGTCGGCTCGACGAACGGGTGGTCCCGGGAAGGTCATCCGGCCCTGAGGCCGCGACCGTCGAGCGTGGCCACGGCGGTTGTCGGCCCGCCGCATCCGCGGCCGTTCGGGTAGGTGGTCGTTGGGCTGAGCTTCGTGTGGCTGGTGCCGATCGACCAGCCGGAGGTGTTGGTGCCCGATGTGGTCAGGTCCAGGGGATCGTCGTTGATACTGATCTCTATGCGGACGTCGATGCTTCCGTCCGCCGCGCGCAGAGGCACCGCACGGGGCGCACCGGGCGGGGTCGGCAGGGGAACGGGCCCGGGTGTGAGCGGTGCCGTGGCATCGATGGGCAGGCCGTGGCAGGTGCCGTCTTGGCACAGCTCGATGTCGAGCTTGGCCAGAGTGGCTGAGCGCTCCGGAGTGATGTGCAGGGTCACCGTAGAGATATAGCCGACCGCGGGGCATGCACTTGGGCCACTGCACGATGGCGGCGTCCCTGCTGCGAGAAAGACAATCACCGAACAGAAGCGACCGACCGAACCGAAACGACGCACCACGGACCCCCTCGCCAGAGTGATCGTAGATCGAAGCGGTCTTCCGTGGAAGGCCGACCACGACGTCGCTGCGGGGATCCGTCATCGCTCGCTCCTCTTGGCCCGTAGCGAAGAAAATCCCCCAAGTGCGCATCGTGGAGAGGCGTGGGGGATGTAGTGAGATCAGGCTAGCAGGCACGGGCATCGCAAGAGGCGCTCTCGCAGGCAGAAGGCAACGCGGCTGCCCAGTAGCCGAGCCACCGGCCGGG
Protein-coding sequences here:
- a CDS encoding MBL fold metallo-hydrolase, giving the protein MLLERIYDEDLAQAGYFIGCQAKGEALVVDARRDIAPYLELAAANGMRIVAVTETHIHADYLSGTRELAAATGATAYVSGEGGEDWQYGFEAERLYDGTTVKLGNITVKAVHTPGHTPEHLSFLITDGAFTDQPGYMLSGDFVFSGDLGRPDLLDEAAGGVNTRFAGAKQLFTSLRDKFLTLPDHIQVHPGHGSGSACGKALGAIPSTTVGYERLFAWWAPYLAANDEEGFVNELLSGQPDAHAYFGRMKRQNRQGPTVLGERGELPELENSAVAEDLAADRITFVDSRSNREVHEGTVAGSLNIPAGGKFATYGAWAYDPETDSRPLVLLASDKDAARTMWDHLIRVGIDNVAGFTPSLEGLPMATPKLLAPAELEGFDAALVLDVRNKTEHADGHIPGSSQLSAARVLWHTDELPAEGTIVAYCQSGVRNSVAASALRRAGYDVVELDGSYAGWEAWKTTQDTVTAN
- a CDS encoding glycerophosphodiester phosphodiesterase; translated protein: MTIRPFVYAHRGASARFAEHTRAAYLQAIADGADGVECDVHLTRDQHVVLLHDSNLDRTSSGTGPVGDRTLAELRELDFSSWKGARIPDEFGARTQQLLTLPELLDLLETAGREIGLAIELKHPSPYRLKLEDRVLEVLRSRGWEPESSRVGNIQVSFMSFDAEAVEYLLGTVPARHVCMLVDDISVEDLRESTALGALTGGAVANVLRAAQLNAEAILDGARVGIAGPGITYVKDHPNRVRAWLDAGLTFRVWTVDAPEDVDHCVAVGIQQITTNRPADVLAQLGATIA
- a CDS encoding AzlC family ABC transporter permease; translated protein: MRRSPGVRVGASIAIATGLYGISFGALGVASGLDVLQTIALSLLMFTGGSQFAFIGVVAGGGSGSAAAAAATLLGVRNSVYGMQLNAMFRPKGWRRFAGAHVTIDESTATAVGQDSSVEQRRGFWAAGLGVFVLWNVFTAVGAFAGNALGDPKQWGLDGAAVAAFLGLLWPRLRGREPVAIAVVCGLATVLAVPFVPAGVPILVAALVAAVLGWVSHSRSQARAAAGAGVEGLEPDLDPYSSHAHGRHDALGEHRRRASEPGSTGTGEAPRAGEGEGA
- a CDS encoding AzlD domain-containing protein, with the protein product MSLWIWILVACAAAYALKLLGYLVPRRWMDNTRMLRIAGTITIGLLASLTAVNAFGSGQSLVLDARLGALVAAAIALLLRAPFLVVVIVGAAAAALLRLAGWG
- a CDS encoding TetR/AcrR family transcriptional regulator, producing MQQERAWRKPMRADAARNIEKVITAALDCFREDGPNVSLKTVADRAGVGPATLFRNFADKDELVLAAVERQLKVKVDPVAEMALENPDAAAGLVEVLSAVMQVANDEYNLLSAVAGRRGLLLGLAGKLIESLGLLLQRGQQQGTLREELQLVDMVRLVAMLIGAGDTVEPGSFAWQRYVALVEDAIRTHRENRPLPPLEPIPGVELPV
- a CDS encoding thiamine-binding protein, which gives rise to MIVAFSVAPSGASSSDSVHEAVASAVRVVRESGLPNRTSSMFTEIEGEWDDVMDVVKRATEAVGRYGSRVSLVLKADIRPGHTGEITGKVERLERAIERQAEGGAAAQ